Proteins from a single region of Halogeometricum borinquense DSM 11551:
- a CDS encoding carbohydrate ABC transporter permease yields the protein MATHTEQTQTTQTSALSSLFESDFFVHVALFGSIILVGLPLILAVIMSTQSTNEIYQVTNLGIGSAKLSNYETALTEYNLLQYMVNSFVMSVTIVIGKVALSLLAALALVYYRFPFERAVFGFILLTLLVPVPVRIVPLFQLMADLGWADSLIAITGPYIASATAVFLFRQHFMSIPESLVENARLDGVGPLTFLVQVLIPMSKGMIAGVSVITFIYAWNQYLWPLIVISDQSKQVIQVGIKFLQGASQSGLTQWGLIMAGAVIALIPPLAVLLVLHRPLLETFAIQQK from the coding sequence ATGGCAACACACACAGAACAGACGCAGACGACACAGACGAGCGCGCTCTCGTCACTCTTCGAGAGCGACTTTTTCGTCCACGTGGCACTGTTTGGGTCGATCATTCTCGTCGGACTGCCACTCATCCTCGCCGTCATCATGAGCACGCAGTCAACGAACGAGATCTATCAGGTGACGAACCTCGGAATCGGGAGCGCCAAACTATCGAACTACGAGACAGCGCTGACCGAGTACAACCTCCTGCAGTACATGGTAAACTCGTTTGTCATGTCTGTGACCATCGTCATCGGGAAAGTGGCGCTGTCGTTACTCGCCGCGCTCGCACTGGTGTACTACCGCTTCCCGTTCGAACGGGCGGTCTTCGGATTCATCCTCCTGACGCTATTGGTTCCGGTGCCGGTTCGTATCGTCCCCCTGTTCCAACTCATGGCTGACCTCGGATGGGCAGATTCCTTGATTGCGATAACGGGTCCATACATTGCAAGCGCGACGGCTGTCTTCCTCTTCCGTCAGCACTTCATGTCCATCCCCGAGTCGCTGGTTGAGAACGCTCGCCTCGACGGCGTCGGCCCGCTGACCTTCCTCGTGCAAGTCCTGATTCCGATGTCGAAAGGGATGATTGCGGGTGTCTCGGTTATCACGTTCATCTACGCGTGGAACCAGTACCTCTGGCCGCTCATCGTCATCAGCGACCAGTCCAAACAGGTCATCCAAGTCGGGATCAAGTTCCTCCAAGGCGCGAGTCAGTCGGGGCTGACACAGTGGGGGCTCATCATGGCTGGTGCAGTTATCGCACTGATTCCGCCCCTCGCCGTCCTCCTCGTCCTCCACCGACCGCTGCTCGAAACGTTCGCAATTCAACAGAAGTGA
- a CDS encoding ABC transporter ATP-binding protein, whose product MTHIELDTLTKYFGDVEAVKGIDLAVQEGEFLVLVGPSGCGKSTTLRMIAGLESITEGTLSFGETVVNDLPPHERDVAMVFQNYALYPHMTAAENMTFGLDSTGLFRNSGDDERVRDVAETLGITDLLDRKPKELSGGERQRVAIGRALLREPEVFLLDEPLSNLDAKLRVEMRAELLEIHRELQTTTVYVTHDQTEAMTLGDRVAVLNDGQVEQVDPPQLLYDYPATRFVAEFIGSPAMNIVPAEIVSGKGENGAIARCDGFNVPLPDAPGLDNLVGSQASLGVRPEDISLAENLPTQTATFDVTATVTEPLGESLLVHCTSGDRQLLVKAEPRSSISAGDVIEVGVDEDRLHLFDEDGDAVYHSAPRAEQTEQKAPPSQAQ is encoded by the coding sequence ATGACACACATAGAACTCGATACGCTCACGAAGTACTTCGGAGACGTGGAAGCCGTCAAGGGAATCGACCTCGCAGTCCAAGAAGGCGAGTTTCTCGTCTTGGTCGGCCCATCCGGTTGCGGGAAATCGACGACGCTTCGGATGATCGCCGGTCTCGAATCCATCACCGAGGGAACCCTCTCGTTCGGTGAAACGGTCGTCAACGACCTCCCGCCGCACGAACGAGACGTTGCGATGGTGTTCCAGAACTACGCGCTCTACCCGCATATGACTGCCGCCGAAAACATGACGTTCGGGCTGGATTCGACCGGTCTGTTCCGAAACTCGGGCGACGACGAACGCGTCCGAGACGTTGCCGAAACGCTCGGCATCACCGACTTACTGGACCGAAAACCGAAGGAGTTGTCGGGCGGAGAACGTCAGCGCGTTGCCATCGGGCGGGCATTACTCAGAGAACCCGAGGTGTTCCTGTTGGACGAGCCGCTCTCCAACCTCGACGCCAAACTCCGCGTGGAAATGCGGGCGGAACTCCTCGAAATTCACCGCGAACTGCAAACGACCACTGTCTACGTGACGCACGACCAGACGGAGGCGATGACGCTCGGTGACCGCGTCGCCGTATTGAACGACGGCCAGGTCGAACAGGTTGATCCGCCGCAGTTGCTGTACGACTATCCCGCAACACGCTTCGTCGCAGAGTTCATCGGGAGTCCAGCGATGAACATCGTCCCCGCTGAAATCGTCTCTGGGAAGGGTGAAAACGGCGCAATCGCCCGATGTGATGGGTTCAACGTTCCTCTGCCAGACGCACCGGGCCTCGACAACCTCGTGGGATCACAGGCGTCACTCGGCGTCCGCCCGGAAGACATCTCGCTCGCAGAGAATCTACCGACACAGACAGCCACGTTCGATGTGACGGCGACTGTGACTGAACCGCTCGGCGAATCGCTTCTCGTCCACTGTACGTCGGGCGACAGACAACTCTTGGTCAAAGCCGAACCGCGAAGTTCGATTTCCGCCGGAGACGTGATCGAAGTCGGCGTAGACGAAGACCGACTCCATCTGTTTGACGAAGATGGCGACGCAGTCTATCACTCCGCTCCCCGTGCGGAACAAACCGAGCAGAAAGCACCGCCGTCGCAGGCACAGTAA
- a CDS encoding DUF7260 family protein gives MNQRRDLALQTEVAQARNRVQTERDALDDRASAFETFLDRVSNLAAEGPTSTPPSIAAGAGTQSRISRSGDDGCQRVRTAFDETIRPRSVDDMTGTESLMETIRVELTDDIALALAPTTRTSLTPELKRAIITEAEVGLAEANATRKALHREEAILEAVLETVNDITSWIAESDETPLTALDFDALRRRHQTLARHREECERLAAERQAFLDGTTAHGAQAEVKHRFLVTFIYQELSSDYPVLSAVSRLAAACEECQRAVRAHLVRRV, from the coding sequence ATGAATCAACGACGTGACCTCGCGCTCCAAACGGAAGTTGCTCAGGCGCGGAACCGCGTCCAAACCGAACGAGACGCACTGGATGACCGGGCGTCGGCGTTCGAGACGTTCCTCGACCGTGTCTCCAATCTGGCGGCCGAAGGTCCGACATCGACTCCACCGAGCATCGCGGCCGGGGCCGGAACGCAATCCCGTATCAGTCGTTCGGGTGACGATGGGTGCCAACGGGTCCGAACGGCGTTCGACGAGACGATCCGCCCGCGCAGCGTTGACGATATGACCGGCACGGAATCGTTGATGGAGACAATTCGGGTAGAGTTGACTGACGACATCGCCCTCGCGCTTGCTCCTACGACGAGAACGTCGCTCACGCCCGAACTGAAACGGGCCATCATCACCGAGGCAGAAGTTGGACTTGCAGAAGCGAATGCAACCAGAAAGGCGCTTCACCGCGAGGAAGCGATCCTCGAAGCCGTATTGGAGACAGTGAATGACATCACGTCATGGATTGCTGAGTCGGACGAGACGCCGCTGACGGCGCTTGACTTCGACGCTCTCCGCCGCCGCCACCAAACGCTCGCCCGTCACCGTGAGGAGTGCGAACGGCTGGCCGCTGAACGACAGGCGTTTCTCGACGGGACAACGGCTCACGGGGCCCAAGCTGAGGTCAAACACCGATTTCTCGTGACGTTCATCTACCAAGAACTGTCCTCGGATTATCCCGTACTGTCGGCAGTCTCACGACTTGCTGCCGCTTGCGAGGAGTGTCAGCGCGCTGTTCGAGCGCATCTGGTCCGCAGAGTCTAG
- a CDS encoding DUF7551 domain-containing protein, translating into MVGTTLIELRNHIEALASDNGSYYLVCGRTGERPIPTSGLRFERRVIAQSAARAAEQYRTALRRYDSRLPYRDLIVCQDAEPIIESDSQEEQPPDATQWSLSEPVLSGPTPDGDRQLVEFCHSVAAAVFETLCDDGYRSVETAVMDEYLELAETVSDPDDLCLCLLESMAIELDTQLTQTEQANVLSRAAARLPSPEPADDPVAATFARLQRLGLLGAYTQSPWSIDFDEGVRSVVVEVSEYALSARDGRLPVLPVVLDLSRRQLDWSLSALRIAEVETGWQVTLVLERDANVEYSANVPILSGA; encoded by the coding sequence ATGGTTGGAACGACACTCATCGAACTACGAAACCACATCGAAGCGCTGGCCAGTGACAACGGCTCCTACTACCTCGTCTGCGGACGTACGGGGGAGCGGCCGATACCGACCTCTGGACTGCGGTTCGAACGGCGCGTGATCGCACAGAGTGCGGCACGCGCGGCCGAGCAGTATCGCACGGCGCTCCGGCGGTACGACTCCCGGCTTCCGTACCGCGACCTCATCGTCTGCCAAGACGCCGAACCGATCATCGAATCTGACAGCCAGGAAGAACAGCCACCGGACGCGACGCAATGGTCGCTTTCGGAGCCAGTTCTCTCTGGACCGACACCGGACGGTGATCGGCAACTGGTCGAGTTCTGCCACTCCGTCGCAGCGGCCGTCTTTGAGACGCTGTGCGATGACGGCTATCGGAGCGTGGAAACGGCAGTCATGGACGAGTATCTCGAACTCGCTGAGACAGTGAGCGACCCAGATGACCTCTGTCTGTGTCTTCTCGAAAGCATGGCTATCGAACTCGACACGCAATTAACACAGACAGAACAGGCGAACGTTCTCTCTCGTGCGGCGGCCCGCCTGCCCTCACCGGAACCAGCGGACGATCCGGTTGCTGCGACGTTTGCCCGACTCCAACGACTCGGATTGCTCGGCGCGTATACCCAGTCGCCGTGGTCTATCGATTTCGACGAGGGGGTTCGCTCTGTCGTCGTCGAAGTCTCCGAGTATGCGCTCTCTGCCCGTGACGGACGACTCCCGGTGCTGCCGGTCGTTCTCGACCTCTCTCGTCGCCAACTCGATTGGTCGCTCTCGGCGCTCCGCATCGCTGAGGTCGAAACAGGATGGCAGGTGACGTTGGTTCTCGAACGGGACGCGAACGTAGAGTACTCGGCAAACGTTCCGATTCTCTCGGGAGCGTGA
- a CDS encoding ABC transporter substrate-binding protein has product MEQDDVERPPESRRGSGGPTRREYVKYGSSVLCGGLLAGCAGENGSQSVPAGTPSETPTAKDDSYSVTMEPAGTVEFDHVPENVYTGLPNTADMAVAAGHGDAINSIYYPEYHGTILNHFYDRLDGVSLTWEKLTDSWNLGKEGFYELDSDVHLTDPAYASTLEQLDEADVAEISDKIGPWFGNYYSDKRRDPPQSWADEYRYYSLWEIFERVAQVFRAGSRADALRDVHESMRSTIESNLPPTEERPTVALTFEGKEDTFWVYRLNANGFLTAHTRPLDATDAFADVTFEGAQTQVDYEAMLEADPDVILVLFTMSSSYSISDVREALESSPVGSEIAAVKNDRVYAQGARYQGPIMNLFQLEMTAKQVYPEVFGEWPGYADGEPYPEIPESEQLFDRQRVADIVNGAI; this is encoded by the coding sequence ATGGAGCAAGACGACGTGGAACGCCCGCCCGAGAGCAGACGAGGCAGCGGTGGCCCGACTCGGCGTGAATATGTGAAGTACGGCAGTAGCGTTCTCTGCGGTGGCCTTCTCGCGGGTTGTGCTGGCGAGAATGGTTCCCAGTCGGTGCCAGCGGGAACCCCCTCCGAGACACCAACTGCGAAAGACGATTCCTATTCAGTGACGATGGAGCCGGCCGGGACCGTTGAGTTCGATCATGTCCCCGAGAACGTCTACACCGGGCTCCCGAATACGGCTGATATGGCAGTTGCCGCTGGTCACGGTGATGCGATCAACTCGATTTACTATCCGGAGTACCACGGAACGATCCTGAATCACTTCTATGACCGCTTGGATGGTGTTTCGTTGACGTGGGAGAAGCTGACTGATTCGTGGAACCTCGGCAAGGAAGGGTTCTACGAACTCGACAGCGATGTTCATCTCACTGACCCCGCCTACGCCTCGACGCTGGAGCAGTTAGACGAAGCAGATGTCGCCGAAATCAGCGACAAAATCGGGCCATGGTTTGGCAACTACTACAGTGACAAACGCCGTGACCCGCCTCAATCGTGGGCTGACGAATATCGGTACTACTCGCTGTGGGAGATATTCGAGCGAGTGGCACAGGTGTTCCGCGCCGGGAGTCGGGCTGACGCACTCCGCGACGTTCACGAATCGATGCGTTCGACAATCGAATCGAATCTCCCACCAACTGAGGAACGCCCGACCGTCGCACTCACGTTCGAAGGGAAAGAGGACACGTTCTGGGTGTATCGGCTCAACGCGAATGGGTTCCTCACGGCTCATACCCGCCCACTCGATGCAACTGATGCATTCGCTGATGTGACGTTCGAGGGCGCACAAACGCAGGTCGACTACGAGGCCATGCTCGAGGCTGACCCCGATGTCATTCTCGTTCTCTTCACGATGTCGTCCAGTTACAGCATCTCGGACGTCAGAGAGGCACTCGAATCGAGCCCCGTCGGAAGCGAAATTGCGGCGGTGAAAAACGACCGGGTGTATGCACAAGGGGCACGCTATCAGGGTCCCATCATGAACCTGTTCCAGTTAGAGATGACCGCAAAACAGGTGTACCCCGAGGTGTTCGGTGAGTGGCCGGGATACGCTGACGGCGAACCGTATCCGGAGATTCCCGAGAGCGAACAGCTATTCGACCGCCAGCGGGTCGCTGACATCGTAAACGGTGCGATCTGA
- a CDS encoding HEAT repeat domain-containing protein, with translation MDDSTQSLSADYLSDVLDESAYEDAVEYVERFQSVPVDERREALRTIRSLLEHRPSALDPLLPALTSFLTDSERSIRLRTAKIFVSVAENAPLAAESAVSPLAARLADEDEFYYVRARAAEALGYVALECPDAVASPEILAELRVGLSFDAREVKEKLAKALEYVALGNPGRLRHQLSSLSEHFADESELVRYHLVTTAAVVGCECPEALVSVCAALTAQLDDESPFVRGRAAEALGVLGRSTVADWSPPNAKIAALETDDDAFVAERARFAVAALDDDENTTLSGGDNVTSDVGTIQSIRETTDDAVDEITSPDSACPNCGLALPEAGPPMCPQCGAPY, from the coding sequence ATGGACGACTCAACTCAGTCACTTTCGGCCGACTACCTCTCGGACGTACTTGACGAGAGCGCTTACGAGGACGCAGTTGAGTACGTCGAGCGGTTCCAGTCAGTACCTGTGGACGAACGTAGAGAGGCGCTTCGAACGATTCGATCACTTCTCGAACACCGTCCATCCGCGCTCGACCCACTCCTTCCAGCCCTTACGTCGTTTCTGACTGATAGCGAGCGTTCGATACGATTGCGAACCGCCAAAATATTCGTCAGCGTCGCTGAGAACGCACCTCTTGCCGCAGAATCCGCTGTCTCACCTCTCGCGGCCCGACTCGCTGACGAGGACGAATTCTACTACGTCCGTGCTCGCGCTGCTGAGGCACTCGGCTACGTCGCACTCGAGTGCCCGGATGCGGTTGCATCGCCCGAAATCCTGGCAGAACTCCGTGTCGGACTCTCGTTCGACGCGCGGGAGGTGAAAGAGAAACTGGCGAAAGCGCTCGAATACGTCGCGCTAGGAAATCCGGGGCGTCTCCGGCATCAACTTTCGAGTCTCTCGGAGCATTTTGCGGACGAGAGCGAACTCGTCCGGTATCACCTCGTTACAACGGCGGCCGTCGTCGGTTGTGAGTGTCCCGAAGCACTGGTTTCAGTGTGTGCGGCACTCACAGCACAACTGGACGACGAGAGTCCATTCGTTCGCGGGCGGGCCGCCGAAGCACTCGGTGTTCTCGGTCGCTCGACTGTTGCGGACTGGTCTCCACCGAATGCAAAAATCGCCGCGCTAGAAACCGACGACGACGCATTCGTCGCCGAACGAGCACGCTTTGCAGTTGCGGCACTCGACGACGACGAGAACACCACACTCAGTGGAGGAGACAACGTCACATCCGACGTCGGTACCATTCAGTCGATTCGTGAGACGACAGACGACGCTGTCGATGAAATCACTTCTCCCGATAGTGCATGTCCGAACTGTGGGCTCGCCCTCCCCGAGGCAGGTCCCCCGATGTGTCCGCAGTGCGGCGCACCGTACTGA
- a CDS encoding orc1/cdc6 family replication initiation protein, which produces MTQPFSNMDNTLFEDKEVLSEDYQPDTILERDDEIRAYRDALKDVLFGRNPSNIFVYGKTGVGKTAVTNYMLQALEAETEKREEADDVHVRIYNCNRGSVYGAVRSLVNKLRGEDEDPFPKTGLSTNIAFETLYEKMDDIGGTFLFVLDEIDHLSDADELLYEFPRARANGHITESKVGVIGISNNYRFRDSLSPKVRDTLMEKEISFSPYDANELRSILDKRAEKAFRDGACSESAIQLCAALAAQDTGGARQALDLLRTGGDLAESEGDSMVTDEHIQDAREKVRRGRVTNKIRDQTIHGQLVLESVARLECEEKTPSRSKEIRNVYETVADHYAYDPLTSLKSIQNHLGTLEMLGFLSKTEYNDGKRGGSYFVYELSVDADAVFEARKQIERERK; this is translated from the coding sequence ATGACACAGCCGTTCAGCAACATGGACAACACTCTCTTCGAGGATAAGGAGGTTCTCTCGGAGGACTACCAACCCGACACCATCCTCGAGCGGGACGACGAAATTCGAGCGTACCGTGACGCGCTGAAGGACGTGTTGTTCGGTCGGAACCCTTCAAACATCTTCGTCTACGGAAAGACAGGAGTAGGGAAGACGGCAGTCACCAACTACATGCTTCAGGCGTTGGAGGCGGAAACTGAGAAACGGGAGGAAGCGGACGACGTTCACGTTCGTATCTACAACTGCAACCGAGGGAGCGTGTACGGTGCAGTCCGTAGTCTCGTTAACAAACTCAGAGGAGAGGACGAGGATCCGTTTCCGAAGACGGGGCTATCAACGAACATCGCGTTCGAGACGCTCTACGAGAAGATGGACGACATCGGCGGAACGTTTCTCTTCGTGTTAGACGAGATAGATCATCTCTCTGATGCCGACGAACTACTTTACGAGTTCCCCCGTGCGAGAGCGAACGGCCACATCACCGAATCCAAGGTCGGCGTCATCGGAATCAGTAACAACTATCGGTTCCGTGATTCGCTCTCACCGAAGGTTCGAGACACGCTGATGGAAAAAGAGATCTCGTTCAGTCCGTACGACGCGAACGAACTCCGGTCGATTCTCGACAAGCGTGCGGAGAAGGCGTTCCGCGACGGCGCGTGTTCCGAATCAGCGATCCAACTCTGTGCGGCACTCGCGGCGCAGGACACGGGCGGTGCTCGACAGGCGTTGGACCTTCTCCGAACGGGCGGTGACCTCGCCGAATCCGAAGGCGACAGCATGGTAACCGACGAACACATTCAAGACGCTCGGGAGAAGGTTAGACGCGGCCGAGTCACGAACAAAATCCGAGATCAGACGATTCACGGACAACTCGTGTTAGAGTCCGTTGCGAGATTAGAGTGCGAAGAGAAAACGCCGTCGCGGAGTAAGGAGATACGCAACGTCTACGAGACAGTTGCAGACCACTACGCGTACGACCCACTGACGAGTCTCAAGAGCATTCAAAATCACCTCGGAACGCTAGAGATGTTAGGATTCCTCTCGAAAACGGAGTACAACGACGGTAAACGGGGTGGGTCCTATTTCGTGTACGAACTCTCCGTCGATGCCGATGCCGTCTTTGAAGCGCGAAAGCAGATCGAACGAGAGCGTAAGTAA
- a CDS encoding aldehyde ferredoxin oxidoreductase family protein has translation MLHAEGPLLSINVGERETNAVDVSDVLESYIGGRGVATRLAHERIPYDVDPYGSENRVLFTTGPMQASKMSFTGRMNCTAVSPLTEGLLSSNAGGFMSRHFAATGNSAVEFVGESDELVVVHVSDQGVEFEAVPNLAGATVPETVEYLDSEHGIGADQTAIIGPAGENRVRFASIMTSEERAFGRGGLGAVLGSKNVKAVTFGGDSAPDIEIPDEQMEIHREAATDDHIMKEQGTVAVMDLANEVSGLPSYYFSEQTFEGVEGINGSAVASKKYKKGTCSSCAFACKLPTKDDERGIETEGPEFEVAMAFGSNAGVDDIVDVMKSNQLCDDYGLDAISAGNVVASYLAAEDEFGNRELIWDLVEKIAHREGVGDTLAEGIDRTHEKLGVENWTVKGMDFAAHEGRVLHGQGLSYAVANRGADHMYATFYSVEYPLVPQDQAVDPEGTLGKADTLIERENLMALNDSGVVCKFSRDYMTPERYETLFGVDFEDLLNVGARTVTLERHFNNQRGFNRDDDRLPYELPDFETALDEYYAARGWTNGGVVPDSRVPP, from the coding sequence ATGCTCCACGCAGAGGGTCCGCTCTTATCTATCAATGTCGGGGAACGGGAGACGAACGCCGTCGATGTCAGCGATGTATTGGAGTCCTACATCGGTGGCCGGGGTGTTGCTACCAGACTCGCACACGAGCGCATCCCGTACGATGTCGACCCTTACGGTTCGGAGAACCGCGTCCTGTTTACGACCGGTCCGATGCAGGCGTCGAAAATGAGCTTCACCGGTCGGATGAACTGTACGGCTGTTTCCCCACTTACCGAGGGTCTCCTTTCTTCGAACGCTGGCGGATTCATGTCCCGGCACTTCGCCGCCACCGGCAACAGTGCCGTCGAGTTCGTCGGGGAGAGCGACGAACTCGTTGTCGTACACGTGAGCGACCAAGGAGTTGAGTTCGAAGCGGTCCCGAACCTTGCGGGGGCGACGGTGCCGGAGACGGTCGAATATCTTGATTCCGAACATGGAATCGGGGCGGACCAGACAGCGATTATCGGCCCGGCAGGAGAGAACAGAGTTCGATTCGCTTCTATCATGACCTCCGAGGAACGTGCGTTCGGTCGCGGTGGACTCGGTGCAGTCCTCGGATCGAAGAACGTGAAGGCAGTGACGTTCGGCGGCGACTCCGCGCCGGACATCGAGATCCCGGACGAGCAGATGGAAATCCACCGTGAGGCGGCGACAGACGACCACATCATGAAAGAACAGGGCACTGTCGCGGTGATGGACCTCGCAAACGAGGTGAGCGGTCTTCCCTCGTACTACTTCTCTGAACAGACGTTCGAGGGTGTAGAGGGGATTAACGGCAGCGCCGTCGCGTCGAAAAAATACAAGAAGGGAACCTGTTCGTCTTGCGCGTTCGCGTGCAAACTTCCGACGAAAGACGACGAACGCGGCATCGAAACGGAGGGACCGGAGTTCGAGGTGGCGATGGCGTTCGGTTCGAACGCTGGCGTAGACGATATCGTGGACGTGATGAAATCGAACCAACTGTGCGACGATTACGGACTTGATGCTATCTCTGCGGGGAACGTCGTCGCGTCCTATCTCGCTGCCGAAGACGAGTTCGGCAACCGCGAACTTATCTGGGACCTCGTGGAGAAGATTGCCCACCGCGAAGGCGTTGGTGATACCTTAGCCGAGGGAATCGACCGCACGCACGAAAAGTTAGGTGTGGAGAATTGGACGGTCAAGGGGATGGATTTCGCCGCCCACGAGGGGCGCGTTCTCCACGGGCAGGGACTGTCCTATGCCGTCGCCAATCGCGGTGCAGACCACATGTACGCGACGTTCTACTCCGTTGAGTATCCCTTAGTTCCCCAGGATCAAGCAGTTGATCCGGAGGGGACGCTCGGGAAAGCCGACACACTGATCGAACGCGAGAACTTGATGGCGCTGAACGACAGCGGTGTCGTCTGCAAGTTCTCCCGAGACTATATGACGCCCGAACGGTACGAGACGCTATTCGGCGTGGACTTCGAGGACCTTCTGAACGTGGGTGCGCGCACCGTCACATTGGAACGGCACTTCAACAATCAGCGCGGATTCAACAGGGACGATGATAGACTTCCGTACGAGCTGCCCGACTTCGAGACGGCACTCGACGAGTACTACGCAGCGCGTGGATGGACAAACGGTGGTGTCGTCCCGGACAGTCGAGTGCCTCCCTGA
- a CDS encoding extracellular solute-binding protein yields the protein MDPLTRRKLLGTAGAAVAGGLAGCSQITGQTNNGGGGNDETYEVGYGDFQTTIRSTDLPEKLYVYCVQSGWSNWPSLMDAFESKYGVPLNDDDRSSGEALKHMRSHAQNADHSAYNGGYTYGIIAMNEGFTTGYKPANWDKVPEKLKTDNGHMTATRRMTTAVTYRKDIYEERGLKEPETWDDLLHPDIVQDLALQTPTAAVGLATALSVNNARGGSLDDLQPVIDYYEEIKSGGAEFTDNFLAQFTKGEYATFLRYDYSGLNLKYNNDDIDEEKVGVALLKGTDGSKGAFNQPYGFGMLKGAPNPEACKLFMDYVLSTEGQRKFLDAYVRPIRAPELEMPDEFPDQSTYDETEFQVDYTTLVEKQESLINEIERAVGL from the coding sequence ATGGATCCGCTGACACGACGGAAACTACTCGGAACCGCAGGTGCGGCAGTCGCTGGTGGTCTCGCAGGATGCTCGCAGATAACCGGGCAGACGAACAACGGTGGCGGCGGAAACGACGAAACATACGAGGTTGGATACGGCGACTTTCAGACGACGATACGTAGTACCGACCTTCCGGAGAAACTCTACGTCTACTGTGTTCAGTCTGGATGGTCGAACTGGCCATCTCTTATGGACGCGTTCGAGTCGAAGTACGGCGTTCCGCTCAACGACGACGACCGGTCCTCCGGAGAGGCGCTCAAACACATGCGGTCGCACGCGCAGAACGCCGACCACTCCGCCTACAACGGCGGCTACACGTACGGTATCATCGCCATGAACGAGGGGTTCACCACCGGATACAAACCCGCTAATTGGGATAAAGTCCCCGAGAAACTGAAAACAGACAACGGCCACATGACTGCCACGCGGCGGATGACTACGGCCGTCACCTATCGAAAGGATATCTATGAGGAGCGCGGGCTGAAAGAACCGGAAACGTGGGACGATCTTCTGCATCCGGATATCGTCCAAGACTTGGCACTTCAGACGCCGACTGCTGCGGTCGGTCTCGCAACGGCGCTGTCAGTCAACAACGCCCGCGGCGGTTCGCTCGACGATCTGCAACCAGTTATCGACTACTACGAGGAAATCAAAAGCGGCGGTGCCGAGTTCACCGATAACTTCCTCGCGCAGTTCACGAAGGGCGAGTATGCGACGTTCCTCCGCTACGATTACTCGGGACTGAACCTCAAGTACAACAACGACGACATCGACGAGGAGAAAGTCGGCGTCGCTCTCCTCAAGGGCACTGACGGTTCGAAGGGTGCGTTCAACCAGCCCTACGGATTCGGTATGTTGAAGGGGGCACCGAATCCCGAGGCCTGCAAACTGTTCATGGACTACGTTCTCTCGACGGAGGGACAGCGGAAGTTCCTCGACGCGTATGTGCGTCCGATTCGCGCCCCCGAATTAGAGATGCCCGACGAGTTCCCAGACCAGTCCACGTACGACGAGACGGAGTTCCAAGTCGATTATACGACCCTCGTGGAAAAACAGGAATCTCTCATCAACGAGATCGAGCGTGCTGTGGGTCTCTAG